A window of the Pseudomonas sp. B21_DOA genome harbors these coding sequences:
- a CDS encoding glycosyltransferase family 4 protein → MQLAFVLYKYFPFGGLQRDFMRIALECQKRGHQIRVYTLIWEGDVPPGFEVLVAPVKAFFNHRRNEKLSAWMAADLAKRPVDRLIGFNKMPGLDVYYAADGCFEDKAQNLRNSLYRRWGRYRHFAEYERAVFAKDAKTEVLMISEVQQPLFIKHYDTPLERFHLLPPGIAQDRRRPANADEIRAGFRAEFNLKDDELLLVQIGSGFKTKGVDRSLKALAALPAELRKRTRLFVIGQDDPKLFQMQSATLGLGDNVTFLKGRSDIPRFLLGADLLIHPAYNENTGTVLLEALVAGLPVLVSAVCGYAHYIAEADAGRVLDEPFEQAQLTQYLTEMLSNDAARAAWSRNGLAFAETADLYSMPQHAADVILAEHA, encoded by the coding sequence ATGCAATTGGCATTCGTCCTGTACAAATATTTCCCGTTCGGTGGCTTGCAGCGCGACTTCATGCGCATCGCCCTCGAATGCCAGAAGCGTGGCCATCAGATTCGCGTCTACACGCTGATCTGGGAAGGCGACGTACCGCCGGGTTTTGAAGTGCTGGTGGCGCCGGTCAAGGCGTTCTTCAATCACCGTCGCAACGAGAAACTCAGCGCGTGGATGGCAGCGGATCTGGCCAAACGTCCGGTCGATCGCCTGATCGGCTTCAACAAGATGCCGGGCCTGGACGTGTACTACGCGGCTGATGGCTGCTTCGAAGACAAGGCGCAGAACCTGCGCAACTCGCTGTATCGCCGCTGGGGCCGCTATCGCCACTTCGCCGAATACGAGCGCGCGGTGTTCGCCAAAGACGCGAAGACCGAAGTGCTGATGATTTCCGAAGTGCAGCAACCACTGTTCATCAAGCACTACGACACGCCGCTTGAGCGCTTCCATCTGCTGCCGCCGGGCATCGCCCAGGATCGTCGACGTCCGGCGAATGCTGATGAAATTCGCGCCGGTTTCCGCGCTGAATTCAATCTCAAGGACGACGAGCTGCTGCTGGTGCAGATCGGCTCCGGCTTCAAGACCAAGGGTGTCGATCGCAGCCTCAAAGCGCTGGCCGCACTGCCCGCCGAATTGCGCAAACGCACCCGGCTGTTTGTAATCGGCCAGGATGACCCCAAATTGTTCCAGATGCAGAGTGCGACGCTGGGCCTGGGTGACAACGTGACCTTTCTCAAAGGGCGCAGCGATATCCCGCGTTTTCTGCTCGGCGCCGACCTGTTGATTCACCCGGCCTACAACGAAAACACCGGTACCGTGCTGCTTGAAGCGTTGGTGGCCGGTTTGCCGGTGCTGGTCAGCGCGGTCTGCGGATACGCCCATTACATTGCCGAGGCCGACGCCGGGCGAGTGCTGGACGAGCCGTTCGAGCAGGCGCAGCTGACGCAATACCTTACCGAGATGTTGAGCAATGACGCTGCACGTGCGGCCTGGAGCCGCAACGGTCTGGCCTTCGCCGAGACGGCCGACCTCTACAGCATGCCGCAGCATGCGGCGGATGTGATTCTGGCGGAGCACGCTTAA
- a CDS encoding heptose kinase: MAGWTLEPQYSELAEEFGSLDAVFALQGERLTRDPLSEVIRVQRAGVNYYVKRYVGAGKGLRRYLGKPRVKMEWQNLKRFAKWGIPTAEVVAWGLERRGAAYDRGAMITRELPNTEDLSALAERKDPKLKDRAWVDGVSRQLAGYTRTMHDHRFTHNDLKWRNLLIDDQARIFLIDCPNGEFWRGFWLKYRITKDLACLDKLAKYHLSNTQRLRFYKQYRQCDRLDGADKKRIRHVVRFLRDVND, encoded by the coding sequence ATGGCGGGCTGGACGCTTGAGCCGCAGTACAGCGAACTCGCCGAAGAGTTTGGCAGCCTCGACGCCGTATTTGCGTTGCAGGGTGAACGCCTGACTCGCGACCCGCTCTCGGAGGTCATTCGCGTGCAGCGCGCCGGCGTCAACTATTACGTCAAGCGCTACGTCGGCGCCGGTAAGGGCCTGCGTCGCTACCTCGGCAAGCCGCGGGTGAAGATGGAGTGGCAGAACCTCAAGCGCTTCGCCAAGTGGGGCATCCCTACCGCCGAAGTGGTCGCCTGGGGGCTGGAACGACGTGGTGCGGCTTATGATCGTGGCGCCATGATCACTCGCGAATTGCCCAACACTGAAGACCTCTCCGCGCTGGCCGAGCGCAAGGATCCCAAACTCAAGGATCGCGCCTGGGTCGACGGTGTCAGCCGGCAACTGGCCGGTTATACCCGGACCATGCATGATCACCGCTTTACCCATAACGACCTGAAATGGCGCAACCTGTTGATCGACGATCAGGCGCGTATCTTTCTCATCGACTGCCCCAACGGTGAGTTCTGGCGCGGCTTCTGGCTCAAGTACCGGATCACCAAGGACCTGGCCTGTCTCGACAAGCTGGCCAAATATCACCTGTCCAATACCCAACGCCTGCGTTTCTATAAGCAGTACCGCCAGTGCGATCGGCTCGATGGCGCCGACAAGAAACGGATTCGGCACGTGGTGAGATTTTTGAGGGACGTGAATGACTGA
- a CDS encoding lipopolysaccharide kinase InaA family protein, producing the protein MTDFIAEQDRALLERHGLGTFDALWAKQLEAVDEPNTSGGGWSSVFRLNLEGQGYYLKRQSNYLTRTLHAPLGEPSFAREFRNISRYRKLGIPALQAAFFGERKVDGEVRAILLTRALDGWSDLDSLLERWAQLSAAQHSAILKACGLLARRLHGMRQVHGCFYPKHIFLRATGDGFEAQLIDLEKTRPLLFGARDRVRDLEPLQRRSPQWSEADLRQLLAAYLDQPTDSSLLDRWLDRLTARRSHKETR; encoded by the coding sequence ATGACTGATTTTATTGCCGAGCAGGACCGTGCGCTGCTGGAGCGCCACGGTCTCGGCACTTTCGACGCGCTGTGGGCCAAACAGCTGGAAGCGGTGGATGAGCCCAACACTTCTGGCGGCGGCTGGAGCAGCGTGTTCCGCCTGAACCTGGAAGGCCAGGGTTATTACCTCAAGCGCCAGAGCAACTATCTGACCCGCACCTTGCATGCACCGCTTGGCGAGCCGAGCTTTGCCCGCGAGTTCCGCAATATCAGCCGCTATCGCAAGCTTGGCATCCCGGCATTGCAGGCCGCGTTTTTCGGTGAGCGCAAGGTTGATGGGGAAGTGCGCGCCATTTTGCTGACCCGCGCACTGGACGGCTGGAGCGATCTGGATTCGTTGCTTGAACGCTGGGCTCAACTCAGTGCCGCGCAACATTCGGCGATTCTCAAGGCCTGCGGATTGCTGGCGCGGCGTCTGCACGGCATGCGTCAGGTGCATGGCTGTTTTTATCCCAAGCATATTTTTCTGCGCGCCACTGGCGACGGTTTCGAGGCGCAACTGATTGATCTGGAAAAGACCCGGCCGCTGCTGTTCGGCGCGCGTGATCGGGTCAGGGATCTGGAGCCGTTGCAGCGCCGTTCGCCGCAGTGGAGCGAGGCGGACTTGCGCCAGTTGCTCGCGGCCTATCTTGATCAGCCGACTGACAGTTCGCTGCTCGACCGCTGGCTCGATCGGCTGACGGCACGGCGCAGTCACAAGGAGACCCGCTGA